The genome window agctGGTGGCGAATTACAGAAGAGCAAAAATctctttcaacaattttttttgggtttcaGAAAGTTTAttggtaaataataatcacaTAATCATTTGTATTGAGTTCCATcggaattattattcaatgaaaagcATTGAGACTTAGCTAGATTTGTTCGTAGCACTCGATTTCTTTTTAAGTTTTGGAGTTTTCGCCGCCTTCAGACGTTGTGGATTGCCCTGGATTCTCTTCACTTTCAATGGACAATAATTTGACTTATCATTCtcaattacaattttattcttGTGAACTTTGATCGGCTTCCCAATTCTCCCAcgattttccttcaatttttttggttttggcCCATGAATATCAACGTATCTTTCCCTTTTGCCGATCTGTTCAGCGTTCTTGTTGAACTCTTCCATGTCTAAATCATCTTTCAAAGATATAAAGTCATTAGATACCGTTTCGGACTTCTCTGGAGACGTTTGGGAGTCCGGCGGTACGAAGGCACGTTCATTAACAGATTTTCTGTATAGATAAACATTAGTGGACAGCTTGAAAGGTGGTGTCTGTTCATTTTTGCAGTCTAACGGaagtttttctgttttttcttcttcgtcatcatcatcatcattatcaaataattgCATTGGATGTTTGGCTTTCGGTAATCCCTCGGCCAAACTCGATACATTTTCgtgtaatttataaaaatatgaagttCTGTCTTCAATGGCTGATTTCTGTAATCagtcagaataaaaattaaattagtaATTTGCCAGCCGACAgaattcttcttcttcttctcatTTACCTTCAGTCCTAGAGCTGCAGATGCAAATCCAAGTCTCTGGGAAGTACAACTCTTCAGGAATGACACAAGAATCACTGgcagattattattttgacaCATTGTAACCACGTGCTTGATCATAATCAGAGGTTC of Diachasmimorpha longicaudata isolate KC_UGA_2023 chromosome 3, iyDiaLong2, whole genome shotgun sequence contains these proteins:
- the LOC135160448 gene encoding ribonuclease P protein subunit p38-like isoform X1, with product MGTPKNMKNLKTPLSTIKKGPSKGLRNILAHPDDFCWPILRDETGEILKNILNESLPNKIASPREISWVQLQKMSKEERAALKKESKSKKMKTIGDGISNGMCLGINAVTRALERDTLASVLVDSNVEPLIMIKHVVTMCQNNNLPVILVSFLKSCTSQRLGFASAALGLKKSAIEDRTSYFYKLHENVSSLAEGLPKAKHPMQLFDNDDDDDEEEKTEKLPLDCKNEQTPPFKLSTNVYLYRKSVNERAFVPPDSQTSPEKSETVSNDFISLKDDLDMEEFNKNAEQIGKRERYVDIHGPKPKKLKENRGRIGKPIKVHKNKIVIENDKSNYCPLKVKRIQGNPQRLKAAKTPKLKKKSSATNKSS
- the LOC135160448 gene encoding uncharacterized protein LOC135160448 isoform X2 gives rise to the protein MSKEERAALKKESKSKKMKTIGDGISNGMCLGINAVTRALERDTLASVLVDSNVEPLIMIKHVVTMCQNNNLPVILVSFLKSCTSQRLGFASAALGLKKSAIEDRTSYFYKLHENVSSLAEGLPKAKHPMQLFDNDDDDDEEEKTEKLPLDCKNEQTPPFKLSTNVYLYRKSVNERAFVPPDSQTSPEKSETVSNDFISLKDDLDMEEFNKNAEQIGKRERYVDIHGPKPKKLKENRGRIGKPIKVHKNKIVIENDKSNYCPLKVKRIQGNPQRLKAAKTPKLKKKSSATNKSS